aacaaatggCATTTCAAGTATTCAATCTCTGCTATCCTCTTTCCCTCTacgtggtttttttttatttatttttttttggctttcatCGTTGTTTtatgttgctttgtttttatgatGCTTATTGTTGATCAGACTTATGGCTTTCTATTTGTTAGTTTAATGAGGTTGTTTGTTTGACTTATGGCTTTGTATTTGTTAGTTTAATGAGGTTGTTTGACTTATGGCTTTGTATTTATTAGTTTAATGAGGTTGTTTGTTTACATGATCCTCCATTGatcacaagtttttttttaaatgcatgaAAATAACTTCATGATTTCAATGGCAATTGAATACTTGAAATTgattcaatatttttcaatataatatttggcaagaataatttaATGACTTCAATGTCAAGGTAtactaaaaaaagaataacatatAAATGCAAGATTATAATGtcaatttaatgattttaattaagtgttggcaatgatataataaaaaataattagaaataatatttaaatgcaaaTAGTGAAAGAAATAGATAATCTGTTGGAGAGAATAGAGAAAAAGTAATAGCTAAAGTAGATAGTTATACATTTTCATTAGCTATTCTGACTATTAttgctagagatgctcttagATTAGAGTTTCAACATTCTCGTACGAATCTATAAAATTCAGTCAATTTTTaactagaaaatttatttttttctattttaactagaAAATTTACCTTTTGAAAACACCCCTCATCCCTTTATCTGAATCTCTCTacttcatttaattattattattactttttttttttttttttaacaaaaccaCTTCAAATCCATATAGATATATAGTTCAGTTCTACTGAACTCAACCGAAAGTTTCTCCAAATTAAAAAGCGGGATGTagtattttcttttatgagttTTCACTAAAGTAAATTTGGGTAGCCGAACGTGAATACACGGCGAAAAGTAGCATCACGTTTTCCATGCCAGCTTCACCTTGTACTACATATATCAATTATTCAAATGGGATCTCACTTTACCAAGTTCTtcgagaatatatatattgagttgaATGCTGATTAAGACTGGTTCCTATAATCCTATTACAATATTAAGTTGAAtcaactttcaattttatttagatttaatAGCTCAAATAAGGGAATGATTAGCTTATATCTTTCAGGATTTAGACGTAGCTGTAAGGAGGCTGGAGGccttaaaagtaaaatacatcAATCTTTCTAGTTCTGGGGATTTTGATAAGTTGGAAAATCTTCATCAGCTGCAGCTTAATGAACAAACCCGTTTGGTTACCTTGTTTGAGTGTTTGCAGTTCACGTTTGATCTGGGCAATCCTAGTTCTTGAAGGAGAAGCAAATCTGGTCGCCAAATTCGCCACACTTCATGAGAGGTATGGATGCCATAGACGGTGGATAATACAGACTCAGAGAGCGTAGCATTGATCCAGCCGAGAATAGTTCTTAACCCCAAGGGAATAAGCAGGATTAATTTGCTCTTCTTTATCGGAGGAGGCAGGGAGATGTGTTGGTGGGCACAGTTCTTTACCATCAATGATACCCATCAAATCACTGGCCTTAAGAACAGGCTCAATTTGGGTTAACAATTGGATGTAGTTACCACGATCTAGTTTAATATAAACTAGATGAAACACGTTAGGGAACATGTATGAAGCAGCCGTCACTATGGAAGCCATTAGATTGAATAAGCGTGAGCTTTTAGagatgctctgataccatgacaaACATGCAATCAACAAGATGCATGTTAGAAATGACTCTTTgacctaactcaacccaaaatcTTTTATACCTTTTGTCTTGATCCTATATATATTACTAACAAAATCTTTATCACATGGCATGTAGTCTTCTATGAGAAAAGTTTCCCGGCCAGCAAAGGTGGAGGTCCGTTCGTCTCTTACTGTTCCAGCATGCCCATCAGGTATCTCTTCTTCTAAACCTTCTAATCATATTAATTCCGCATCAACTACTTCACAACATGACACCACACTTACTGCTGTACCCACTATTTCTATTGTCTCCAATTCACCTTTAACCTTATCTACTTCACAACCTACTCATGTACAACCTCATGGACAAGCATGCACCCGTGACCATGCATGTACATGTGTCCCTTTCATCTCTTCTTCCAACATTGAACATAACCTTGACACATCTATGTCATGCTCTGCACCTCAAGACAAAAACCCACCTACCCATGGACCACCTCATGACAATGACCCACCTACTCATGTAACCCACACTCAACAAGGAAACAGTTCCCACATGTAAATACAATCAACACCAACGGCTCCTTTTGCAATACCTGATTGGACGGTTCTTACATTAGTGCAGAAGAGGGTGCGAGGTCGTTTCAACGAAACCggtcttattttgtttttatgccttttttttttttttttctgggaaTAAAGGGAAACCCGTCTAATCTTACATGATTATCTttctcaaaagagagaaaaaggtaaaGCCACATTTCAAATCCTGGTGGAAAGCCCCATTGGGGCCATCGGAAAGCAAAGCTACTGGGGCCATTCTGggaatatatattttacttaaTTGTTTTACCAATTTTTGAATGCACACcaatttataaagaaatttatagaaaaatttgTAATACAAAAGTTTGACATACCTATAAGAGTTGCTTTCACTTCATTGACTGTAGGATgcttttgtagattttttttggtttcgAGCAAAGAGGACCTATCCATTCGAGCCTCTGTGTGATAAGCATATTCAGCGTGCTTGAAAtgatagaaaatttcaattaaattagtTACCTGCATGCATGCTTTATTCGTAATGTATTGCTATGCAAGTTGGTTGCTGTCTTCCATCTTCTTCTGGTTGTGTTCCTGTCGTGTGGATTATTGCTATGCCGGAGATACTTTGAAGCAGGGCGAGTGGATTACTGACAATGGAATAACCCTTGTCTCCAGTGGAGAAACGTTTGAACTGGGATTCTTTACCCCTATCAGAAGCTCTACCCACGAAAGGTTCGTTGGGATTTGGTACAAGCAGGATCAACAAACAGTTGTATGGGTTGCCAATCGAGGCTACCCTGTACTTAACGGTTCCACTGGAACTTTTGGAATTTCAGATGATGGAAACCTCCAGGTATCGGATACTGGAGGTGAATATTATTGGTATACGGATCTTGATTTCTCGTCTACAAATCGGACTGTGAAGCTCCGCGAGGATGGAAACCTGGTCTTAAGCGATGATAATTCGTCGGCGATGGTTCAGTGGGAGAGCTTTAAATATCCGACTGATACATTTCTTCCAGGTATGAACATAGATCAAATCCGGTTGATTTCATGGAAACCCGATGATGACCTGGAAAGGCGGAAGAGGTTCAGCTTTAGgaaagatgaagaagagggCAACTACGTTATCAAAAAGGGGCGAAGACAAGATTATTGGAGAAGTAGTTGGATAAGAAACAGCTCAGATGTCATGCCCTATGACATAGAAATGTTATTATTAAAGAAGAGATATTCATGGGGTTTTCCTTACGAAAGGTTGGTGATGAATAATACGGGGGAATTACAATACTATCGGAGCTCGAGTGTGGACGTGGGAAAGTGGTCTTTGATTTGGAGAAAGCCGgaagaacaaaaatattgtAGCATTTACAATTATTGTGGGAATCTCGGCAGCTGCAATATTAATAACAATAAGGTATGCAAATGTTTGCCCGGGTTCCAACCTAATTCCCGGATGGAATGGGATTCTGGAGATTTTTTGAAGGGGTGCGGAAGAAGTTGGAATTCATCTGACGAGAGAGACATGTTCTTGAGCTTAAAGATGATGAAAGTGAGCATGTATGACTATTCTTTAGTGGTCAATGATACAACATGCAGAAGGGAGTGCCTTAACAACCACCTGTGCCAGGCTTATTCAACACGCCTGCAGGTTTATTTAGTGTCGATCACATTCTGCAGAATTTGGACTTCGGATCTAAGTGATCTTCAAGAGGAATACACAAACGGTGTTGACCTCTTTGTCCGCGTTGGGAAATCTGAAATAGGTACTCCTTTTACACATTGGAAtacttttacattaatttagtaaaattatttttctggtaattaaaagaaatcatCATTCGTGTTAAAAACAAAGTGAGAAACCACCTCTGCTGGTAtggatttttaaaatcaccttCACCCAGCTTGGGCTGTCAGGGTTCATTTAGAGTAGTACTATTTTGCGTGTCAAGCAGCATGCTACAATGTTATAATGCTAGACAGGTTCATAACATTATATCTTTGCAGGATCAACTTCAAGGAGTTGTGAGCCTTGCGGCACAAACCTGATCCCCTATCCGCTCagcactaaaaaaaattgtggtgaCCCCATGTACTTCAGTTTCTACTGCAACAATTCCACAGGCCAGGTTAGCTTCAAGAGTACGCCTAAAGACACCTACCGAGTCATAAGTATCGATCCAGGCACACGGaaatttttcatccaaatcaAACACACAGGAAATGATACAAATTCAACAGGAATTCAGCAGCTCAATAAGTCATTAGAGTTATTACCGTTTAATGCGCCCATTGATTCTACCAACTATAGTTCTAAAGCTAAAGATGAAATAGAAATTAGTTGGAAGCCCCCGCCGGAGCCAAGCTGTAATTTACCCAACGACTGCAAGGACTTGCCAAATTCAAATTGCACTGTAGCAAAAGATCATAGAGAGAAGAGGTGCCATTGCACTCAAAACTTCCAATGGGATGGCTCAAATTGTACTAGAGGTCAGAATTAATGCTCTATATTTCTTGTGCCTCCACAGAATTAGACCactaagatatatatatatatatatatatatcagtttgATAATCAAACCTAggcctctttctccattgcattTCATAAGCATTCTAAAAGTTTTCTTTTCggttatatataaattataatcactTCTAACGGTACGTtagaaattgagaggtttttgGTAGAACTTTAAAGTCCTCGTTAGCAATATCATGCTTACCTTGTAGTAACAGTATGTTGAGTATATGTGtgagtgaaaaaaataatagaataccagattgaaaatatataagaagtgtgagtagttaatatagcATTGTTGGGCCCAAACCCGTGAGTTTAAGCATTTAGGTTGTATGGTGTCTCAACAATGTACGTGTGACGCACTCAAAAATGTAAAAAAGATTCATAAGCTAgcgagggggagattgttgagtataagtgtgagtgaaaaaaataatagaatcccacattgaaaatatataagaagtgtgagtagttaatatagcATTGTTGGTCTCaaggattgagatcccctcaaTTTACtcaaaatttgagattctcatgttacgaaatcatggccattcattttaaatcaaatgTCTATAAAATACCAACTGCTTTTGTATAAACGaggcattaaattttgattttaagctgGTTTTTGTTTTACCaaggtttaaataattttataaactattggatttaaaatgaatggctaCGATTTCGTAACATGAGAATCtttaattttgagtaattggagGTCAATCTTGGGCGCAAACCTATgtgcttaagcttttgggttgtgtgatgtctcaacatgctatattataaGCTTACAAAAGGACTCCCTAAAAGTATTAATCGCCAAACACAGTAGACCTTATAATTGCAACAATTAATGAATCGAAATAGTATAATTGTGGAATTTGACTTATCATTTTTAATCTAAGTAGAGATTGTTCACagtcaaaaaaaatatgatggagagtcctttcatattttaaatattaatgtgaGAGTAGCCCTCTTTGAATAATCACTAGCTACTAAAAGTACGTTAGAAATTGGGAGGTTTTTGGCCGAACTTTCAAAATCCTATTTAGTAATATAATGCTTACCTTgtactaataataaaaattataattacgACAATTAATCTAAACAGTATATCTGTTAAATTTGACTTATTATCGTTTTGATTTTTCTATAAGAGCTTGttcactaccaaaaaaattatgatgGGGAGTCGTTTTCATATTTCAAATGTTTATGTAAGAGGagttctctttctttcttgtagaaAGTGCCCGAAAGATGTCAAGGACTCTAATTGTCATGATACCTCTGATAATAGTGTTTCTCTTCGCAAGTGCAATTGTTTGTATATACATGCGGAGAAGAAAGATGGCCAAGAGACAAGGTAATTGCTTTGCCAAAATGCACTATACTTTGCACAATTTGTCGTATTTCcatttaaaccaaaataaaagCCGCTTTTTAGCTATTTCATGTAATTAATTACCATACAAGTGcaattgattttatatataaatatatatatatttttttttaaactcagaaaatcaaagaaagcgAGCACTTCGTGCATTAGACAATGAAAAACATGTCAAAGACTTGATAGACTCGGTTGAATTCACAGAAGAAGATAAGAAAGACATAGATGTACCATTTTTTGACTTGGAAAGCATTCTCGCAGCTACAAATAGTTTTTCAGAAGCAAACAAGCTTGGAGAGGGGGGCTATGGGCCGGTTTACAAGGTGATTTCAACAATATTGGTTGGTATTTAATTCTCATGTAAACTAGTTTAGTCAGTGGTAATATTGTGAGTATGGTACTGTCTCAGGGCACATTTTCAGGAGGTCAACAAATTGCTTTAAAGAGGCTCTCATGTGTTTCCGGACAGGGCTTacaagaatttaaaaatgaggtggTGTTGATTGCAAAACTTCAACATAGAAATCTTGTTAGTCTTCGTGGATATTGCGTAAAAGGATATGAAAAGATTTTACTCTACGAGTACATGCCCAACAAAAGCTTAGACTCATTTATATTTAGTTGGCCTCTAAACTGAATTCATAATCTCTTGCaatgcttcatatatatatatggttttagTAAAAGCTCATTTATTACTATTGCTAAAAGTATTGTTCTCTTGAATGGCAAATGGAAACCTTTCAAGATAAAAAGCTAAGAATGTCTTTGGACTGGGAGATGCGCTTCAAAATCATTTTAGGAATAGCTCGTGGGCTTGTCTATCTTCATCATGACTCCAGATTG
This window of the Corylus avellana chromosome ca5, CavTom2PMs-1.0 genome carries:
- the LOC132180407 gene encoding G-type lectin S-receptor-like serine/threonine-protein kinase At4g03230 — encoded protein: MHALFVMYCYASWLLSSIFFWLCSCRVDYCYAGDTLKQGEWITDNGITLVSSGETFELGFFTPIRSSTHERFVGIWYKQDQQTVVWVANRGYPVLNGSTGTFGISDDGNLQVSDTGGEYYWYTDLDFSSTNRTVKLREDGNLVLSDDNSSAMVQWESFKYPTDTFLPGMNIDQIRLISWKPDDDLERRKRFSFRKDEEEGNYVIKKGRRQDYWRSSWIRNSSDVMPYDIEMLLLKKRYSWGFPYERLVMNNTGELQYYRSSSVDVGKWSLIWRKPEEQKYCSIYNYCGNLGSCNINNNKVCKCLPGFQPNSRMEWDSGDFLKGCGRSWNSSDERDMFLSLKMMKVSMYDYSLVVNDTTCRRECLNNHLCQAYSTRLQVYLVSITFCRIWTSDLSDLQEEYTNGVDLFVRVGKSEIGSTSRSCEPCGTNLIPYPLSTKKNCGDPMYFSFYCNNSTGQVSFKSTPKDTYRVISIDPGTRKFFIQIKHTGNDTNSTGIQQLNKSLELLPFNAPIDSTNYSSKAKDEIEISWKPPPEPSCNLPNDCKDLPNSNCTVAKDHREKRCHCTQNFQWDGSNCTRESARKMSRTLIVMIPLIIVFLFASAIVCIYMRRRKMAKRQENQRKRALRALDNEKHVKDLIDSVEFTEEDKKDIDVPFFDLESILAATNSFSEANKLGEGGYGPVYKGTFSGGQQIALKRLSCVSGQGLQEFKNEVVLIAKLQHRNLVSLRGYCVKGYEKILLYEYMPNKSLDSFIFNKKLRMSLDWEMRFKIILGIARGLVYLHHDSRLRIIHRDMKTSNILLDEEMNPKISDFGLARMIEGKETEASTIKLAGTYGYMSPEYTQNGMFSFKSDVFSFGVVLLEIISGRKNDAIMSLIGYAWRLLDENKVLDLVDQTLREDCNAYQLAKCVNIGFLCLQDDPNDRPTMLNVVTMLDSEAATIPTPKRPSLVPGTCLSSTTSSFTRLDTITESTSSFGGT